A genomic region of Thunnus albacares chromosome 2, fThuAlb1.1, whole genome shotgun sequence contains the following coding sequences:
- the LOC122971353 gene encoding LOW QUALITY PROTEIN: granzyme A-like (The sequence of the model RefSeq protein was modified relative to this genomic sequence to represent the inferred CDS: inserted 2 bases in 1 codon), whose protein sequence is MFSTRDLSVFLSCVVLLVVQSSHGAEIIGGKEVTPHSLPFMALLESKIPSCGGILINPQWVLTAAHCADITRVWLGVHSIKSEKKEKDSRQILEVESHVPHPSYDKTKRVNDLMLLKLSKSAKQTKTVKCLDLGKTVKDPTAGSICMVAGWGXKKNNVKKMSDVLMAVNVTVIDRVKCNSPEYYNFNPVITKDMICAGSDGKNNADSCWGDSGGPLLCNGALVGFTSFGHRNCGLIKKPGVYTFLSQKQLNWIKRTIKKSEI, encoded by the exons atgttcAGCACGAGAGatctcagtgtttttctctcttgtgtggTCCTCCTTGTTGTCCAGTCCA GTCATGGTGCTGAGATTATTGGAGGGAAAGAAGTGACCCCTCACTCACTGCCTTTCATGGCTCTCCTGGAGAGCAAGATACCAAGCTGTGGAGGGATACTGATCAATCCACAATGGGTCCTGACTGCTGCCCACTGCGCTGA TATCACGAGGGTGTGGCTCGGGGTGCACTCCATAAAATCcgaaaaaaaggagaaggatTCGAGGCAGATCCTAGAAGTGGAGAGTCACGTTCCTCATCCCAGCTATGATAAGACAAAGAGAGTCAATGACCTCATGTTGCTCAAG CTCAGCAAATCAGCAAAGCAGACCAAAACTgtgaaatgtcttgatttgGGTAAAACTGTCAAAGACCCAACAGCTGGCTCCATCTGTATGGTGGCtggatgggg aaaaaaaaacaatgtcaaaaaaatgtctGATGTCCTGATGGCTGTCAATGTGACTGTGATCGACAGAGTGAAGTGCAACTCCCCTGAATATTACAACTTCAACCCTGTCATCACTAAGGACATGATATGTGCTGGTTCAGATGGTAAAAACAATGCTGATAGCTGTTGG GGTGATTCAGGTGGACCACTGTTGTGCAATGGAGCGCTAGTCGGCTTCACTTCTTTTGGACATAGGAATTGTGGCCTGATTAAAAAGCCTGGAGTTTacacttttctgtcacaaaaacaactaaactgGATCAAAAGAACAATAAAGAAGTCTGAAATCTAA
- the LOC122971001 gene encoding granzyme A-like — translation MFSPRDLSVFLSCVVLLVVQSSHGAEIIGGKEVTPHSLPFMALLESKKPICGGILINPKWVLTAAHCSNITRVWLGVHSIEKDERGTRQILEVKIRVPHPCYDETEKVNDLMLLKLSKSAKQTKTVKCLDLGKTVKDPTAGSICRVAGWGKTNNKVEKMSDVLMAVNVTVIDRVKCNSPEYYNKNPVITKDMICAGSDGKKQVDTCQGDSGGPLLCNGAPVGVTFTGRNCGRIKKPGIYTFLSRKQLDWIKKTMKKSEI, via the exons atgttcAGCCCGAGAGatctcagtgtttttctctcttgtgtggTCCTCCTTGTTGTCCAGTCCA GTCATGGTGCTGAGATTATTGGAGGGAAAGAAGTGACGCCTCACTCGCTGCCTTTCATGGCTCTGCTGGAGAGCAAGAAACCAATCTGTGGAGGGATACTGATCAATCCAAAATGGGTCCTGACTGCTGCCCACTGCTCTAA TATCACGAGGGTGTGGCTCGGGGTGCACTCCATAGAAAAAGATGAGAGGGGTACGAGGCAGATCCTAGAGGTGAAGATTCGTGTTCCTCATCCCTGCTATgatgagacagagaaagtcaATGACCTCATGTTGCTCAAG CTCAGCAAATCAGCAAAGCAGACCAAAACTgtgaaatgtcttgatttgGGTAAAACTGTCAAAGACCCAACAGCTGGCTCCATCTGTAGGGTGGCTGGATGggggaaaacaaacaacaaagtcGAAAAAATGTCTGATGTCCTGATGGCTGTCAATGTGACTGTGATCGACAGAGTGAAGTGCAACTCCCCTGAATATTACAACAAAAACCCTGTCATCACTAAGGACATGATATGTGCTGGTTCAGATGGTAAAAAACAGGTTGATACCTGTCAG gGTGATTCAGGTGGACCATTGTTGTGCAATGGAGCGCCGGTCGGAGTCACCTTTACTGGACGGAATTGCGGCCGAATTAAAAAGCCTGGAATTTACACTTTTCTGTCACGAAAACAACTCGACTGGATCAAAAAGACAATGAAGAAGTCTGAAATATAA